From the Debaryomyces hansenii CBS767 chromosome F complete sequence genome, the window GAAAGCATTTCTAATGAGGAAGTTGAAACTCAAACCATCACcgaagatgataaaaatgCCAACCCGAATATATCAAGAGAAGCTACAATCAAGGAGAATACAGCAAGTAATTCTAATCAAGCGTCAGAGAATGATGAAGTAATTGATAACGATTTGGATAACAacgatgaaaaattaacgGAGAATGATTCGGTCTCTAATAGTAAACCGAATGTCGATGCGCCtataaaagaagaacaatCTTCAAACGATGATTTGATAAACGAAAGTTCAAAGGAGGACACAAATAAGCctaaagatgatgatggaGAAACGCAAGCAGCTATTGATTCTATTGTCTCCGACGAGGAAAACTTGTTAAACAATAAAGGTGATGAGTCGAATGAAGTGAAGGAAGAGAAGAGAGTTAAATTTGCTGATGAATTAGAACAAGAACAAAGGGAGGGAACCGAACCTTATGATACAAATTATTCCCCGCTGGATGCCGagtttgaaattattcCGGAAACTTTTGAAGGACCACCGCAAAGGGTGGCCCGTAATACAATATATCTTATCGACTTTGAAGAGGATAAGGATCCCAGCTATAAGCTCGATATTGCTAACATTAAAGCCATGTTATTTGGATCACAATCGCTTCTTCCAGCTTCCAGAAGATTTAAGGATTTGAAAACCATACTAAGAATAGGCGAAGTGGAAAACCCTTATGCAACTGtaaaacaagaaaaggatgaattatttgagcCGGTTTCAGAACTCACTGAAGATAATGCAATGTTCGATGAACTCAAAAGATTGCCTAAATTGGGTATTACCCAAGCTGTAGTAGAAGAAATCGAAGAAGACACTCAAGAGGAAAATGCCCCTATTGTATTAAAGACAGAAGCACCAACAGGTATTTACTTACCAAATGGAAACAAGAAGGTTTGTTTAATATCAGGCACGGAagttaaatattttgatccCTCCAATGGTATACCGTATAGCAGTGTCGAGACATACagatttttgaaaactatTGAACAGGGTAACGTTCCTTGGTACAGCATTGACGAAgtagataatgataatggaCCCGTTGAGATATATCTTGGGTCTAGAGACGGTACCGAAAAACATGCAAAGGGAGTTCCTGAAGGTTTTGATAGCTAAAGCATCTACAAATTTTGTACAAAGTCCAATTatttcttatatatataagtatGTAAAATATTCATGAACAATATCTAAGTTGAATTATGCTGAACGTCCTTTTCGTGGGCATTAACTAAATCGCCTTGAAAGTTCATCAACTTTTCCTTTAAAATAGGAATGAAAAACTTTcttatttctattttataattctcTGAAtcgatttcaaaaatgtattcatcttcatcttggTCGTGAACGAATTCAGGAACAACTATAGTACCTGTGAACGTCTCATCTTCGTTCTTGGTAACTCCATTGATCGAAAATTGTAATTTCATATCGTAGATACATAACGCCTTCCCTTTTCTTTGAGTAACATCACAATCTCCGGTAATAGAATCAACTTTGTCTAAAGAGATCTTCAAcgaatcattttcaaaacaggtatttattatttcctTTTGGAAATAATCTTTGGACCATGGAAGACAATTTTTATCTACCCAGTGCCTACATATGATGGTTAGTCCCTAGTCCCCCACTTTCTTAGCTTAAAAGTTCATGTATACATACCAGTTATTTGGGTTATGGACTACCATTTTCGATCACTTACACACAGCTACTCTGTTACTTAGAATAAAATCTTAGCGTTAGTATCAATATTGGATCTCGAAAGACGGTATAGATTTCCAGCATCTTCGAGGATGGTCAGGGCATCATAACctcaaaaatattcaaaaacacTTTCCAGCAAGAATATAGAGGAAGTACAGGTGTTTTTATGCCGGCGTATATTTAATGGTGTAAAACATAGATAAAGGTTTaggaagaaaataatgaatggatcgtattgaaagaataaatttgaCAACCACCCAGTGGTTGTACAATGTTAGGACGTCTAGTCGCAATGTGGGTCGAGAACCTTCAAGTCAATGTCAGTACCACCAGTACAGTCATTTCTTGCCAAGGAGTAAATGTCTGGTCCACTTGGACATGCCTTCCAGTCATTTGTGCCTTGGTAGGTCAAATGGTTGTCTTTAATTTCGAAGCCGCAAGATGGTTGTTGCTCGCCCCATGGATCGACATTTCCGAACTCACCAGTATTTGGGTTGACATAGATACCACGACCGTCTTGATCAACTAAGGATCCATCTTCTCTCAATGTTAAAGAAACATCGTTACCGTCATTTCCACCGACACAGAAGACATGAGGATGGCTGTCGACCTTCTTAATTGGGTCGCAGTCAAATTTAGTTTCAGAATTTGATGCCTCAATACCGAAATGTATGTCTTTGAAGTCTCCTCTGGCGACCGGAATTGCATTAGCAACTGAAGCTACTGTTAAAGCTAATAAGGATAATGTGCCgaatttcattttgttgtttaatatattgtaatagttatatttaattataaaatatcaatctTATCAGAAGAATATCTGTCTAGTATTTATACCTTTGgtatttataaaaatagCTAAGGATATCATCGCTTTGAAGAACATCGTGGGTGAATTCCTATAGTATACGACTTATTAATCTAATTAGGTCtaattaaagattttttATTTACGCTACGGTATGCCCATTCTACCCCGAGTCCTtgtattcttctttaacttCTAATGACCAAAACGGATGCAAAAAGAAGCTTGAGGTTGCGAACGTAAATATTAATCGCACTAATAATAGAAGCATGCATATATAGATCATTAAATTCTACATTTTAAGTTAtctatttataattatatgTCTGATACCGTAATATTGGAGAAGGGTAAACCTATTTTATATAGGTTTCAAGACGGGTTTATACCAGTGGAACCAAAACTTGGCTTAGTGATTGAGGTATTATGtaagaaatttgaataagcTACAAAGCATTGAATTAATACGGCATCTATTATGAAGTTAATAATGATCAAGAAGTAAAGCTCATGACCATGTAAAAGAACTCTTACTTCTTAAATATGGACCATACTTATATAGAATGAAGGGCACTGGAATCATAGCGCAAGCAATAAGGGCTAAGAAAGTTGTTGCCCACTGAATGCCCATACCTTCGTACATCTGTAATCCAAATAGCGGAAAGACACCTGACATGGTACATCTAATAAAGGTATTGGTAGCCATTGCAGAAGCAGCATATAATCTATAGGCATCAACAGTGTATGCGAATACACCGTTAAAAATTAATACTGTGCCCGCACCAAAAATGGAGGACCCTATAATGGGGCCAATCCAGTGAAGGTGGGGGTATGAAGTCCATGCCATGATAAATAACCCGACTGGAATGAAAAATACACCAGCCATCAATGgaagaaatttgaattctgGCTTGTGAACTCCCCCATTCTTTTCTATGAGTCTTAAATATTGCTTATTAAAAAGGGAAGGTGATGCAAGTGAGGCAAGAGCCATTCCAATGATGAGACCTAGGAATGCCAACCCTTGTGATGCAAgcttaaattcaaatactgTCTTGTAAATATATGGAAGTGCAATGAAAAACAAGTAGACAATAGCCAATGCGAACCCAGTGTAGAAACATAACGCTAACGTCATGTAATCCTTGAATATCAACAAGATGGGTTTCTTACATGACATTACAGTACTTTCAAACAAAGATGTTGGGTCTCTCTCTAATGGAGCATAAAACCTATTGTCGCCGGTTGTTTTCCTGAGTCTCGCGgccttcttctttaatagaACTGGTTGGTAGGTTTCAGGGACGAACAAGACTATCATTACGACTAACACCCCCGTCCATATCAACATTACATAGAATGTCCACCGGAAATACACACTCGAGTTAATAAACCCAGAAATAAGCGGCAGTACGCCCGGTCCAACAAAAGGGGAGATGGTGTAAAGCAAAAGGGGCGTAGACATTTCATCCTTGGCAAAGATATCCGCCAAAGACCCAGCTGCTACACTCATGAAAGCCGATCCAAAGAACCCAGACATATATCTTCCAAATAACATACTTCCTATGTTGGGACTAAATGCCGTGAGGCATTGAAATGCAAAcgaaaatgataatgaaataatgTATGTGATTTTCCGTCCATGAAACTCACTGATAGGTGACAAAAATATTCCTCCTAGCCCTAATCCAAACACATACAACGAAATTCCCAATGTGCTAACTTCATGACTTATGCCGAAATGCTCCATTATGTTGTCTGAGGCCATAGACCATGCTGCTGACGTACATGTCACACAGAACGACGTTACGGATATGATTATTGCTATGATCCATTTATGTAACTTTGAAAGATTCCTCATgtcttctttatcatctCCATTTCCATCGAATACCACTTCAAACCTTGCATCGTCATTTTTTTCTCCATCGCTAGGTATTTGCGAACCTGAATCTCTTATTCCTGAATAAGATGACTCCCCACTGTCTCTTTTCAGACTGTTAGGTTCATTATTTTCCATGATTATTTCTAATAGAAGTGTGAGGTCTTGAAAACTATCTTCTTTAGAGGATTTGGATTagttatataataaagaaatgcGCATCGTTTCGGGCCGTCCAAGTCGGGAGCTTAATTTTTCCCCCATATTTCTTGCCGAGATTAGTAAGgaaaattgaaacaaaaaagataatgatgGCTGCTTCAGCCGTGTAAGCAGCTAGTTCAGGGTAGAGTAAATAAATGATATGACTGGTCGTTAGCAATGTGTCTTAGCATATTTTAGGTGGTTTTTGAAGGATTTCTTATAAAGGTAGGACTGTGtgatttgatttcttttttaCTAGGTGGAATAGGTGCAAAATACATGAGATTCCATGAACCATAAGCGTTTGGATTATCTTCGTATATTGTATGATGCATATTTGTAGATATCGTAGCCAGCTATTCCATTGTAATTATAGACTATTAGACTATTAGCACATTGAATGTATTAAGGCTTCTGATCTGAGTATGCGCACTGTGATTTAGACAATGGTGAAGACAGGAATGCTTGCATATCCGATGAGTATTAATGTTGATGGTGTTTCAATCCCCCTCTACAATTACCAAATATTAGAAGGACCTAGTTACTATATGACTCGTTTGTAGTTCTTTAGCCATTGAGAAACAGAAATAGGCAACTTTGGACACACAACGCATATTAATAATCCGTATTGGCAAAGCATTTAAAAGCGAGCCCCGCCAAAATGTGGATCCCATATTAGACCACTTTGGTAGAGATACTAAGGAAGAAGTCTATCCgatgaaattttcactGCCAAAGCAATCTCGATAGTCAACAGGAAAAAGAGAATCTAATAGATGCGAATTTGTATGAGAACCCACGACTAATTTGCAAAGCAAATTAGCattttttccttttcacGTATAGAGGGCAGTAGAAAATAACCACAGGACTGTTGtgaaatttatttgtatgTCGATATAAGCTCTGTATGTTGCCATAAGTATTTTTGCATCTATACGTTAATATGAATGGTATAGATCAATGAACGGTGAAATATCAAACCTAAAAATTAGTTTGCTTGCCGATAAGCACACGTCGCATACCGAGTTCACAATCGTATATTTCATAGGTATAAACGTCAAACTATGTTAATTTGCCGTATGATTTATTGTCGTCGTTTGACAGGGATAGATAAGGATGAAAAGAATTTTGGCAGACTGGGACACGTGCACATTTTGAAATCACCATACGAGTAAACACGTCGAATTGGTTAAATTGTAGGTATATAGGTGTTTTTGAAGCAGAGCTAGCTTATATAATGCCTGATATTGAGCCATCAAGCTTGAAGGAGGGAAAGTTATATCGGGATCTAGAAAAATCGGTATCAAGCTTAGATGAGACCAATCCACCATTATATCCAGCACCAAAACCACTCAAGCGAAAGTTGATAATATATCTACTCATAGAGAGCACTATTTCCCTCTCGTTATACTATAACTATAATCTGTTGATCAATATACACCCGCTTGTGGCACCAACATTACTTGGATCATCCACGGCAGCATTGGCACAGTCTATAAaccaatattttaataagaaattgaacTTTAGGAGGGTATGCAAGTTCGTAGTATGGGGGTCGATTAATGGATTTTTTACGGCTCTTTGGGTTGAATTGTTGATGAGCAAGTTCGACAAAACGTTGCATAGAATATTTGTGGACCAATTAGTCGGAGCACCTACTTTTCAAATGGTGTTCAATGTACTAAGTAGCTTGTGGGAGAACGGTGAAATCTCGGCCAGTACAAGGCAGAAGTATATCAAATCTTTGAAGTACAGTTACTGTTACTGGCCTTTGTTTTCTATTGGtacatttatatatattcccAAGAATATGATAGTACCTGCAAATTGTTTGGCCAATTTGGTGTGGAACATCATACTAAGCAAGCTAAGTTAATGTCCCAAATAGATTATTTACTTGTATAATTCAGAACACTTTACCTTATTTAATTACTCTATATGTACTTTTAAATCATAGATTATCAATTTAAAGACGAACAGAACAGTAGATATTTGATACATTGCAGCCTTTGCTAAAAACCGAAAGCAAAGAGGACTTATACCAATAAGTGGCCTTCTTGACGTTATTTTGTCTCATTAATGAAATGCTCAAGAAGTTTTGAGTATTGTATTAGGAATATATAGCACACATATTATGTATTGTATActattctttattttatgaaaattcataaattctGTTTAACTgcgaaaaattataaaatatttccatgaatgataatttattcaaaaggTTACTGTTACgacatatttattacttATAGAGTTCTTCATTTAGGTCTGAATGACTTCAAAGGATCTGGTTTTCTACCAGATGGCTTTCtttttctatttttatGTACTTTATTCTTGTGAAATGGAACAAATCCGATCTTTTTGTGATCTGCTCTAGCACTTTCAGGAAGTAAATATTCTGGAACTCTCTTCAAATGAGTTTGAACCCTAGTTGGGTgtaattctttatcatGCCTTAATGATGCCAAATCTTGCGGATTCTCTTCGAAGAATCTCTTTAATTTGTCAGAGTTGACCAATTCATTCTTTAACTCTTTTATACGGGCTTCTCTAACAGCAGATTGCGTAACCGCTCTGAAAGCATCTTCAGCTCTATATCTAAATCCTTCAACTTGTTTCATATCAAATTGGTATGGTTTGATTTCAAAGCCGTTATTGGATTGTTGTCTAACAATACGACGCAAAACCTTTTCATCCTTTTTGGCAGTGGATAATGATGCAGTTTTATGTTTACCAAATTCGTTAAGTGGTAAAACAAAAGATAAAGCCATTCCTGATTTACCAGCTCTTGCTGTTCTTCCGACTCTATGTATATAAGACTTAGAAGAAGTAGGcaaatcaaaattcaaaacaCAGGCCACATTACGGAAATCGACACCTCTTGATACACCatattctttatctttcttttgatttGGTTTCTTTGTATTTTTGGATGTCTTTccatcattttcttcattcttgttttcttctatttccTCTCCTTCATccttttcatcttcctGTATAGTAAAGTCATTAGTTTCGTCAGTAGCAATAAGCAAGTTGTAAACGTTCTTATTATATTGCTCAACAATGTTTAACCTCGAATTAATTGGCAATTCACTATTTAAAATACAGCATCTAACTCCGAATTGttccaaaaataatttaagaCGGTAACCTCTATCTATATTGTTTACGAATACTAAAGTTTTCCccttaattaaatttaacttgaaaataacGTAGGTTAATAAAAACTTATCGAATTCAGTGGTTTTGGCATAATATTGaaccaaattattttggttGGAATCTTCATCGTTAAGCTTTAAAATAGCTGGCCTAGAACAAAACTTGGATTTGATGTCATTTAAATCATCGTTTATGGTGGCCGACATTAAAAATGTTTGtaaattctttttaatTGGCAAATAGGATTCAAGTTTTTGCAAGTCTTCTAAATAACCATATGACAATACcaaatcaacttcatcaatagTCAAGTTTTTCACAGTTGACAAGTTGATTAAATTCGAATTTACGTTCTTTTCgagaatttgaatcaatttagCAGGCGTAGATACTATTATTTCCGGCTTGTTTATTAATAACGAATTGATAACTTGATCTGATAAGTTTGACGATATGTTAATTAGCCTGATTTTACTGTTGcagaatattaatagtttTTCCAAAAATTGACTGActtgatttgataattctCTAGTTGGAACAAGTATAATACttttaatttctctttCAGTCGATTCGTCTTGCAACAAATTCTGAATAATAGGGATACTATACGCAGCTGTCTTACCCGAACCAGTAGAAGCTTTAGCAATTATGTCTCTTTTTTCCTCTATGGCCAAGGGAATGGCACTTGATTGAATTAATGTTGGATTTTCAAACCCTAATTGGTCAATAGCTTGTAATAAACGAGCATCTAAACCGAATGATTCCCAAGTTGTTGAGTCATCAACATAGGCCGCGGCAGCAGCAGCCGTTAGGTTCTTTTTATCTTGTCCCATCTACTACTATAACGTTCTTTAAAGTTTGAAGAAGAGCTGCTAGCATTAGTAGACCTCatctgaatttttttttgtagCTTCTTGGTCCTCATTGCGTGCGGCTTTTATTGATACGATGGATTTTAGTTCACTAAATCCCAGTTCCATTTTATACATGCCCTACCTAAATTGTCTTATAAACCTTGTGAAATTAGCTACTACATAAGTGATCGTCTAATAGTATAGTGTCacttgaatattataaataggATGGGTTTAAGTAAAATATAACAACTATTTGTTCtctaaaattaattcagtATAAAAAGGGCGTGTGGCGTAGTTGGTAGCGCGTCTGCCTTGCAAGCAGAAGGTCACTGGTTCGATTCCTGTCTCGTCCATTTTTTTGACAAAATCGAATCAACAATGTACTGGTTGTGATGAGACCAGAGTTCCATGTATTATATCTTTGTTGTATCGGTTGGTTTGCAATTTCACCTTTAATAATGTAAGAAAGTCGACATGAGACTAGCGCGagcaaaaaatattatgcGTAcgagaaaaagaaatagtTGCAAAAAGATGTTATAGGCTAAAATTTAGGATTTTGCTACTAGTTATGAATGAATGCAAATTACATTTATGAGGCATATTAATACATGAAGTTTATAAATAAGATATAAGTATCCTAAAACCACTGcaaatgataaatttgttCTAATTTTCGTGTGATTTAGGTTGGTAGTTTACAATATTAAACGATGATTGATCTGAACTTTGTACAGGAGGAGTGGAGTTATTTGTCTGAAATTCCGAATTGATAGATTGCCCTGGCGATATATTCTCTGGTTGTGTGAAGGGTATACTACCAATATTATCCACGTTATTTGGTTCGGTGTTTCTTGTCGCAGTTGTTAGGTTTGTCGATAGTGGGACGGCATCAACAGTAGCGGCTGCTCTGCTAGTTGGTCTATTCGCAAATTCATGTGATCGTTGAAGAAACTGATTTATCCCAATGGCATGTGGTCTTGAATGGCTTCTATTCATGGCATGATAGCTTTGTGTTGAATGGCTTCTAATCACAGGGGGTCTGTCTTGGTTTTGCGATTCGATGTCTTTATGTTGTTTATTTACTGTCAAATTTGACAAAAACTTCTTAACGTGATCTCCAATATATGTTGCAGTCGTGGAATCGTCgtcattttgaaattcagTTCTAGCTGTATGAATTGAATCAAGATCTTCGTCGATGGTATTAACATTCATACCAGATGCAATAgatctttctctttcacTCGGAGGTGCCATTCCGTATACAGGGAAAACATTCTTCGGAGATTTAGCAGCATAACGAGCATTACCAACACTAAATCTAGAAGCTCCTGACGCTCtagaagaaattttaatcaaattctctGGATATCCACTAAAATTATCTACTAACTGCTCTGGTGGAGCAACAGAAACATTATTTTCGGAACTTAAGCTTGAACTCTCGCGCTTTTCAGTTTTCATAAGTGACTCTGGCACTTCTTCGAATTCCTCAGTAATAGTTCGTGATCTATTTTTAACAACTCTAGAATCAGAGTTGATTTGTGGTTGTTCATCTCTTGCATCGTATTCGggtaaattcaattttctttgatctCTTTCCACACTGTACAAATGTAAGTACCATGGGATTACGATTCCAAAGAACGAACCACCGATTATGTTACCAAGTGCCCCTGGCAACATAATTTTCCACGCAACCTTCCCAACAGATATCGGTGCATGGTTTATTAATCCCATTAGTACAATGTACATATCTGCAACAGAATGGGTGAAGCCAATACTTACAAGTGAAAATATCGGCAAAAGTAACATGAGAAACTTCACATGCACAGGCCTTACCattatttgtaaatatatacCAAGACAGACAAAAAAGTTACCGGCCATACCCTTAATTAAGTTATCAACGAAAGAAAACGATGCCTTCTGCATTAAAGCTTCAATTGATCCTTTCACAAAATCTTCTTTCTGACTGATATGGGAAAAATGGCAGATGACATAACAGACAAATATATTCGCTACCAAATTTATCCAATAACTAACAAGCCAACTGATTATAAGGTCTAGTATAGATACAGCTCCTCGTACGAGACCCACACtgaaaaacaaaatattcGAGTTGAACAAATCCGTACCAGTGATAACAACATAAAATAAACCGATTGGATAAGCAAACCCTTGAAGCAACACTATAATTCCTGGGTTGCTCTCTTTCAAACCCGGATTATACGATTCTAGTACGTCAAATATCATTCCACCTGTACTGAATAATAGTCCTCCCATGAATGAATTGACAATTAGTACTTCTATGGGTAGACGAGCTTTTTTCATAGACGTAGCAACTACAGCCAAGGCTGCTTCATTATTCGTAGAGTACGAATCATCCATATTTAACTGTAAGAGATCTATGAGAATAATGTATTTGTCATGAGATGGGTATAAGTTTGAGACAGAATTTGAGACTTCAAAATAACGCGGATTAATCCGTACAGAAATATCGAGATCAACAACTGAAAGAAAGGCAGACAAGATGTATAATGCTATATATACGTAGCAAGTATACGTGtattcattgaataatgcaTGAAAGGATATAATGCTACACTGATGAGACCAAGTTAGAGAGTATATTTGTActcaaaaaataatataacaaaagttgcaaaatctATAAATACCGcttaattaatatacaaGACAATGTAAGGAATCAACTGTGAGATTCGTTAAGTGTATCCTTTACAAAAAGTGGGCTATTAGCAATATCCTTCTTAAAGTTAAGATTACTAATTTCATTCTGTTGGATTTCCTCGGAAGCGCCATCATCGATGGGCTCTATTAAATTTGCTTCTGACCGATATTCAGATCGTTCGTTTAAATGTTGGCCACCGACCAGATGGGTATTAATTGCTTCTGTGTCAAtggatattgaagatgtcACATTTTTCGTACTGGCTTTTTTTATGGATGCTCGAGCTGCTTTAACCAAAGACTTATATTCGTTTCTATTGGCGTCTAACCACTCCTTCACGGAGAAATTCTTGTCTGTGATGGACTTCACAGCGGGACTTCCATTATTAAACAAAGTGGATGTCGACCCTTGGTTTGTGAATGCCAGATGAGAAAGTTCCCATTGATTAAGTTTTTGCTTCAACACCTTTTCCGATAAAGGATGATTGCTATCCAAATTTGagttaaataaaatataatattggTTATACCTCAATTCAAGCTGGATTCTAGTTCCCTGCACTGGAAGCTTCAAAtgtgataatttttcttttaatttaGGAGTAGTTAATGAGCTAAAATCCAATTTCGGAAGCTTCTTTATATCATTGTGGTGGTGCTTAGAAACCTCATCAAAGTAGAAGTTTTGGTTGTCTGTTTTAGATAAATCCAACTTACCAGCACCTGCCATTATGGGTTTATTATCCGCTGGCTTGAAAAATGACGAGATTCCGTTATTCGTCTTGTTGGGCTGTCTTCTCTTCATAGATTGATATCTCAGAGATGAATTTCCTGCAGACCTTGAACTCGAAGGCTGGCTCTTTCCACTTAAACAATAATCAATATGTTGCGTTTGTAGTAAATCCGCTGACATTACCTCAGCGCAAATTGGGCATTCCACCATTTCATTTCTGGTTGGAATAGCATTTCGTGAATTTGAGTTAATCTCTGcctttattttcttctttgggACGTCATTTGATGCTTCGGATAACTCTAGACTGTTACTTTCATCCGATGATATCTCGATAACTTCTTGATCTGGCGATGATCTTTTCCGGGAATCTTCGTCTTTGCTTGGTATCTCTGAAAATGGGCTTCTATTTTTGTCATATGCTTCATTCGACTCTTCTTTCTTAAGTAACTCTAGTAAAATAGGTCTGAATTTGGAAAAACATAAAACTATCTCTTCTAGTAATATAACCCGCTTGAGATTACTTTCAAATTGCTCTGCTTTACACAAAGGACAATGACTGTTAACAATCAAGTATTCCCTAATACAATGTGAACAGAATGTATGGTTACAGCTCGTTATGACGGGCGCCTTAAGAAATTCTTTACATATATAGCAACGCTGTAGTGAATCAAGTTCTTTTAGATTTGGCAATTTTGTAGGTTCCCAGTCCGAGGGATCTGTAACATTCTGAAGATTTTTCGTAAAtggatttgaattcatAACTTCAGAATAAATCAGCCACTATACCACAGGAATTATATCATGGAAGTGATTTAAATATGCAAATCTGCTGAGTAAACGTCAATATCACCAAATGCTTTTGGTCATTTTGATGCGCgttatcaaaatcttatATAAATGACATATGAttacaattcaaaattttatatactatGCACAAGACTATTTATAAGAATACTGTCCCATAAAGGATTACAATTCATCATGCAATTGACTCGTTGGTTTAGGTTCAGAATATCTAGTTTTCGTCAGTTTTTTACTGAGACTTTTCTTCGGAATTCTTGTTTTGTTGCTGGACTTTGTAGCACTTTTGATTTTCGATTGAGGTGAAGACGTGCTCGATGATAATTTACTACTCAAGATAGTTTTCTGAGGAGCTTCAGTGGATGCCGCTTTAGTGTTTGGTTGTGTGGTTACCTTAGTTGATTTGGCCTTTCTTGTTTTACTTGATCTTTTAGAGGACAACCTCTTGGAAGAAGCCTTAGACGTTGAACTAGCAGTACTGGAGACCTCACTAGTAGTCGATTTGAGGGAAGATATACTAGTAGTTGATTTCGTAGCAGAAAGGTTACTTGTAAATGATTCAGTGGTAGAATGTTCAGCGGTAGAAGGTTCAGTAGTAGAAGGTTCAGTAGTAGAAAACTTACTGGTAAAAGGTTTGGTAACAATACTTTCTTCATCGATAGAAATACTTTGCTTCTCAGGAGCTGTAACACTTGATTGACTAACAACTTTACTAGGATCGACATCATGTTTGCTTATAAATGATTGTGAAACAGTTTGCGTTCTAAcatcatcttcttgatCAAAGGTTGAATCGTCGACAATATAACCGTCTGAGGTTGGTTCAGTATCTCTTTCGTCAAAAGAATCAGCATGTGGTAAATCAGCCGGACAGGAATCATCTACCTCGCTTTCAACATCCTCTTCTATATCGTTTTCTATAATAGGTGAATCAGCAGGGCGAGAGTC encodes:
- a CDS encoding DEHA2F12232p (similar to uniprot|Q06218 Saccharomyces cerevisiae YLR276C DBP9 ATP-dependent RNA helicase of the DEAD-box family involved in biogenesis of the 60S ribosomal subunit): MGQDKKNLTAAAAAAYVDDSTTWESFGLDARLLQAIDQLGFENPTLIQSSAIPLAIEEKRDIIAKASTGSGKTAAYSIPIIQNLLQDESTEREIKSIILVPTRELSNQVSQFLEKLLIFCNSKIRLINISSNLSDQVINSLLINKPEIIVSTPAKLIQILEKNVNSNLINLSTVKNLTIDEVDLVLSYGYLEDLQKLESYLPIKKNLQTFLMSATINDDLNDIKSKFCSRPAILKLNDEDSNQNNLVQYYAKTTEFDKFLLTYVIFKLNLIKGKTLVFVNNIDRGYRLKLFLEQFGVRCCILNSELPINSRLNIVEQYNKNVYNLLIATDETNDFTIQEDEKDEGEEIEENKNEENDGKTSKNTKKPNQKKDKEYGVSRGVDFRNVACVLNFDLPTSSKSYIHRVGRTARAGKSGMALSFVLPLNEFGKHKTASLSTAKKDEKVLRRIVRQQSNNGFEIKPYQFDMKQVEGFRYRAEDAFRAVTQSAVREARIKELKNELVNSDKLKRFFEENPQDLASLRHDKELHPTRVQTHLKRVPEYLLPESARADHKKIGFVPFHKNKVHKNRKRKPSGRKPDPLKSFRPK
- a CDS encoding DEHA2F12276p (weakly similar to uniprot|P38750 Saccharomyces cerevisiae YHL008C Hypothetical ORF), with the protein product MDDSYSTNNEAALAVVATSMKKARLPIEVLIVNSFMGGLLFSTGGMIFDVLESYNPGLKESNPGIIVLLQGFAYPIGLFYVVITGTDLFNSNILFFSVGLVRGAVSILDLIISWLVSYWINLVANIFVCYVICHFSHISQKEDFVKGSIEALMQKASFSFVDNLIKGMAGNFFVCLGIYLQIMVRPVHVKFLMLLLPIFSLVSIGFTHSVADMYIVLMGLINHAPISVGKVAWKIMLPGALGNIIGGSFFGIVIPWYLHLYSVERDQRKLNLPEYDARDEQPQINSDSRVVKNRSRTITEEFEEVPESLMKTEKRESSSLSSENNVSVAPPEQLVDNFSGYPENLIKISSRASGASRFSVGNARYAAKSPKNVFPVYGMAPPSERERSIASGMNVNTIDEDLDSIHTARTEFQNDDDSTTATYIGDHVKKFLSNLTVNKQHKDIESQNQDRPPVIRSHSTQSYHAMNRSHSRPHAIGINQFLQRSHEFANRPTSRAAATVDAVPLSTNLTTATRNTEPNNVDNIGSIPFTQPENISPGQSINSEFQTNNSTPPVQSSDQSSFNIVNYQPKSHEN
- a CDS encoding DEHA2F12298p (weakly similar to uniprot|P10862 Saccharomyces cerevisiae YCR066W RAD18 Protein involved in postreplication repair) — protein: MNSNPFTKNLQNVTDPSDWEPTKLPNLKELDSLQRCYICKEFLKAPVITSCNHTFCSHCIREYLIVNSHCPLCKAEQFESNLKRVILLEEIVLCFSKFRPILLELLKKEESNEAYDKNRSPFSEIPSKDEDSRKRSSPDQEVIEISSDESNSLELSEASNDVPKKKIKAEINSNSRNAIPTRNEMVECPICAEVMSADLLQTQHIDYCLSGKSQPSSSRSAGNSSSRYQSMKRRQPNKTNNGISSFFKPADNKPIMAGAGKLDLSKTDNQNFYFDEVSKHHHNDIKKLPKLDFSSLTTPKLKEKLSHLKLPVQGTRIQLELRYNQYYILFNSNLDSNHPLSEKVLKQKLNQWELSHSAFTNQGSTSTLFNNGSPAVKSITDKNFSVKEWLDANRNEYKSLVKAARASIKKASTKNVTSSISIDTEAINTHSVGGQHLNERSEYRSEANLIEPIDDGASEEIQQNEISNLNFKKDIANSPLFVKDTLNESHS